One Dioscorea cayenensis subsp. rotundata cultivar TDr96_F1 unplaced genomic scaffold, TDr96_F1_v2_PseudoChromosome.rev07_lg8_w22 25.fasta BLBR01001264.1, whole genome shotgun sequence genomic region harbors:
- the LOC120256020 gene encoding uncharacterized protein LOC120256020, with protein MYDPKYAYPYPAPGYYQQGAPPPLVMAPPLQYSYPTQRESTFFEQLLAVFCCGCMFDECCGDPSVQYGSYQQGAPPPMMALPQYAASPERESSCLGQLFAPLCWCCMFDKCCCDPSTTNIYLC; from the exons ATGTATGATCCCAAATATGCTTACCCATACCCTGCTCCAG GTTATTATCAGCAAGGGGCACCACCACCACTAGTAATGGCACCACCACTACAATATTCATATCCAACGCAAAGAGAATCTACTTTTTTTGAACAATT GCTTGCTGTTTTTTGTTGCGGTTGCATGTTTGATGAGTGTTGTGGTGACCCTTCAGTCCAATATG GTTCTTATCAACAAGGGGCACCACCACCAATGATGGCACTACCACAATATGCAGCTTCACCTGAAAGAGAATCTAGTTGTTTAGGACAATT GTTTGCTCCTCTTTGCTGGTGTTGCATGTTTGATAAATGTTGCTGTGACCCTTCAACCacaaatatatatctttgttga